CACGGCGAGCACCGGCGCGATCGTCTTCGCCGCGGCCCAGTCCTGCTACCTCGCCGCAGCAACCGCCCTACTGGTCCTGGGCCGCGAACGCACCCTGCTCGCCGCCTTGTCGCCGATGGCGGCGGGCGCGGTCCTGACGATGATCCGACCCGTGCCCGACACCTGGCGACTGGTCCTTCTGCTGGGCTCCCTGGCGGCGGTGGTGATCCTGGGGCTACTGGAAGTCGCGCCCGACCGCATCGGACCCAAGGGGCGCGGGGCTGTACTTGGTTTGCGGCTACCGCCGCGTGGGCGCGACCAGCCACGATGGAGCCGCAGCCGACTGACCACAACGGCCCCCCGACTCGCAGGCTCCCTCCCGTACGCCCTGTTCGGCCTCGGCAGCGGCGTCCTGGTCCTCTACGCGGCCCTGGGCGGAGCCCCCGCAGCCGTCGCGCTGACGTTGAGCATGGGCCCCGCCGAATGGCTCCTGCACCGTTTCCGCAGCAACAGCCTCGCCGGACTGCGCTCCACCAGCACGTCGAAGGACTTCTGGCGCACCGCGGCCGTCACCCTCATCGAGTGCCTCAGCGCCTACCTCGCCACCCTCCTCGTCCTCAGCCTCGCCGTCTCGGCCCTCTGGCCGCACGCTCAAGGCGTGGGAGGCGTCGGACTCGCCGGCCTGCTCCTCCTCGGCGTGGTCCTCTGGACGGGTCTGCTGCTGCAGTCCGTCGGCGCCGTCATCGGCGCGGCAGCGGTCTGCTGTCTCGCCGCCCTCGCCCAGACCCTGGCCCTGGCGACCCACGCGGGCAGCCCGCCCTGGGTGGGCCTGACCGTGTACGGGACGGCCGCCGGCGTCCAGGCGGCCCTGGTCGGCGGCCTCCTCGGCAGGGCGACCGCCCACCGCTGAGCCCCAGGCACCCCAGGCACCCCAGGAACCCCAGCCGAACGGAACGGACAACAACCCCCACATGAGCCCGAGCAGTCTCCTGGTCCCGTACTACGAGCACCCGTCCGTCCGCCCCGCCGAATGGGAGGCGATACTCGCCGCCGCGCCCGGCCTGTACGGGGTGGTCCTGAACCCGGACAACGGCCCCGGCGACCACCCCGATCCGGCGTTCGCCGAAATCGCCGCCCGACTGCGCGCCGAGGGCGTACGGGTGCTCGGGTACGCCGACACCGACTACGCCCGCCGACCGGTCACCGCCGTCATCCGCGACCTGGTTCGCCACCACGACTGGTACGGCGCGGACGGCGCCTTCCTCGACCAGGTCACCTCGGAACCGGACCGGCTCGACCACTACCGGCGCCTGGCGTCGGCGGCCTGGGGCACCGGCCTGCGCACCCTCGTCCTCAACCACGGTGTCCCGCCGCACCCCTCGTACGCCAGGATCGCCGACGTCCTGGTGACCTTCGAGGGCACCTGGGACACGTACCGCGCCCAGCGCCCCCACCCCCTGAGCACCCCGGGGACACGCCTGTGCCACCTCGTCTACGGCGTCCCGGTGGACGCCGACCTCGAAACGGAGGCCAGGACCCGGGGCGCCGACCTGCACTGCGCGGTGCCCGGCACCGGAGACCACCCCTGGGGCACCCTGCCCCACGCCGTGCCCGTGGGCTGAGCGGCCGACGGCCGAGCGGCCCGGCGACCGCACGGCTCAGCGCAGCGACAGCACGACCAGCGCCGCTGTCGCCGCCGTCTCCGCGAGGCCGCCGAACACATCGCCGGTGATCCCGCCGAAGCGGCGCGTGCAGTGTTGCAGGAGGCGTTCGGCGGCGGCGCAGGCCACGATGACCGCGAAGGCGGTGCGGACGATGTCGAACGCTCCGAAGAACGCGCCGAAGCCGGCCGCCGCGAGCGTCACCAGGGCCGCGACCAGCAGCGCGGAGCGCACGGGCACCGTTCCCGCGACCGCCGCTCCCAGCCCGTCGGGCCGCGCGGG
The DNA window shown above is from Streptomyces sp. NBC_01451 and carries:
- a CDS encoding spherulation-specific family 4 protein, giving the protein MSPSSLLVPYYEHPSVRPAEWEAILAAAPGLYGVVLNPDNGPGDHPDPAFAEIAARLRAEGVRVLGYADTDYARRPVTAVIRDLVRHHDWYGADGAFLDQVTSEPDRLDHYRRLASAAWGTGLRTLVLNHGVPPHPSYARIADVLVTFEGTWDTYRAQRPHPLSTPGTRLCHLVYGVPVDADLETEARTRGADLHCAVPGTGDHPWGTLPHAVPVG